In Drosophila yakuba strain Tai18E2 chromosome X, Prin_Dyak_Tai18E2_2.1, whole genome shotgun sequence, a single genomic region encodes these proteins:
- the LOC6524987 gene encoding nuclear pore complex protein Nup153 isoform X3, translating to MEDGQEQRESSQAELAKLHPLTPLKELPEEGEEEEDESSAGALQSGNNNSIMGKMKMRVSSILPASLSGWFSPSSKGGPEALSSPANVRQSQPRQSNGRSTTKRKRGRRRIMLAEADADAADDLDDGSDAKGLNYEEVALADNIAEHDLAAEDEQTRRSEYNVFLLRKRAGAVAAAGGDEDEAEEDELEEDDDEGDEEDDDEEQENLLQSAAVQPKRRRLELETTVNLPNMRRLPLLSSTPAAPLAAATTSSTSQMYKSGSQLAPHRRNHLNLYSSQRQREPAYNFFTGNEAAEGSTGDLPHSIRRSLNIPFGGSSNATSHNSLSSLPNHKRPSLIGQRTHRRDLTMDETGIGLAISSEDHINHLLRISRTNNNTSNNNNNNNNVIKSKSRRTELSVAAGAGGDSQSESDMNEYHNNGEGHDGLRPAHHNSNSNLEFYGNLQSSKSIFNRSSSAAQPSHRNSTWSLNSLNQRRRFNASIYGSTSALSDSRLLSRSASNSGSASASSSPFYQGRTTFGGNSANNRIFSRSNLSSSAASSTLALNSAGSSPAHPLQGSLTGGIGYGMKPVDMRPSDSASHSETSVGQGGSKNPGSGLSNTTLRILNLLDSYSTPLIDAKRMGSTLKEHQSSRQLRQGTSATPYSCNMMGRRNVPAPTLANELAELRSNKLLVPTMQQLLERRRLHRVTQNSRDVVHSQNIRVRAENNQEKPKQPVPYVAPIDQPASHSHHTNKMRSRLSHQTRNKEPRTEQEEAPPPLDLPQISFPDMASAPKFDLVIKPTVPVVSKPSSTVPIPSSKSSSSNLSTTNSKQLQNFLANPQPAAPIVNFSANGNVSAISKPTGRTFTFSAPKPLTHLQENCIAKPKISRKYTFPAPASLDDVITTKQSQPTINGTPSLGFGEQFKKSSKEWECDACMVRNKPEANKCVACETAKPGASAASAQAPPPTAAIVAQSFGGFGDRFKKSTTAWDCDACMLSNKAEASKCIACETPRKTAAPKVNSFTPLITNAKSNEWECSVCLVRNKVEVSKCVACESAKPPAAPTFGNLGVVPPLMATDGFGDRFKKSSAAWECDACMLSNKAEASKCIACETPRKSAAPTVNNFPSINNNLSAVSGFGMASKPRANTWECQSCLVMNKSGVAECVACQTPNSQARSNNSESARSPSSCFSSTSSSVSSSGSSSGSSSGSSSGSVASGSIVSISSTSESSIYGFKPGQASKVPQQDAAFQQLVAAQKTASWDCDACMAQNDMSRTSCICCEQLKPGASSLAAISTTISSGSGSSGTANSAAISVPKFSFGFATVKEVVKPTVETTTAAPPSTQFSFGFGQSNQGKDVADSKNTEAPRIFSFGVSKVEPKTVSFKTITKETTATSSSEATAPAAAPALSFEFKAPTTATTASSITTTTSTTSTTPALGGFSFGAPSSSSTVSSSTASSSANPTAVKPMFSFSGAGSAVSSTSSQQPAAKAPTLSVGVSSSTVTTTTTSTTALAFTPASTPAPAAATTAPAPGGGFSFGSQSKPASTPGTGTFFFGQTTAAAPATPTNSSVSSIFGEAVSTTTNSSSSVSATTSTTNAIAPSFASTSTPQVFGNWGESKTETTTSSAAKPFTFGASSGSETTATSSFGWSSNGAAAKSNSIAVTSAAVPSTSASTMANPIFGSSSMFGLSSSNTTSTTSLPFGSTATTTTAATPAAGSLGGNGALSAVFGNVGNSLVPAGTPAATTPAATAAAPLASIFGNPTPIAAAAPVFGSGSTITSGGFGAAAAATAVPGAFNFGGATAATPAASSAPYKFGSSTNEPLAKPAFNFTGSAASSTAPAPTFNFSANTAATNLSSGDQSQPRIFQFGGPQPAASNPASGVGGASNSSAGGMPMFNFAAGAPQMQSTPNANALFQFSAGSQAPANIFAFNPPAAGNSAQNSQMARRKIRAPVRRLPPR from the exons ATGGAGGATGGACAGGAGCAAAGGGAATCCTCGCAAGCCGAATTGGCCAAACTGCATCCTCTGACGCCGCTCAAGGAGCTGCCCGAGGAAGGtgaagaggaggaggatgaaTCCTCGGCGGGAGCCCTGCAGTCTGGCAACAACAAC TCCATCATGGGCAAAATGAAGATGCGCGTGTCCAGCATTCTGCCCGCCTCCTTAAGCGGTTGGTTCTCGCCGTCGTCCAAGGGTGGCCCCGAGGCCTTATCCTCCCCAGCTAATGTCCGCCAGTCACAGCCACGACAATCCAATGGACGCTCTACTACCAAGCGAAAACGTGGACGCCGTCGGATAATGCTCGCAGAAGCGGATGCCGATGCAGCCGACGATCTTGACGATGGCTCCGATGCCAAAGGCCTTAACTACGAGGAGGTGGCCCTGGCCGACAACATAGCCGAGCACGACCTGGCCGCCGAGGATGAGCAGACGCGGCGCAGCGAGTACAATGTGTTCCTGCTGCGCAAGCGAGCCGGGGCTGTTGCGGCTGCCGGCGGTGATGAGGACGAGGCCGAGGAGGATGAACtggaggaggacgacgacgaaggCGATGAGGAGGATGACGATGAAGAGCAAGAGAATCTCCTACAGTCCGCCGCCGTACAGCCCAAGCGTCGACGCCTGGAG CTTGAGACCACCGTCAATTTGCCCAACATGCGTCGTCTGCCCTTATTGTCATCCACGCCTGCTGCTCCGCTCGCGGctgccaccacctcctccacctcccagatGTACAAGAGTGGCAGCCAGTTGGCTCCACACCGGCGCAACCACCTCAATTTGTATAGCAGTCAACGGCAGCGCGAGCCCGCGTACAACTTTTTCACGGGCAACGAAGCCGCCGAGGGAAGCACCGGGGATCTGCCACACAG cATCCGCCGTTCGCTGAACATACCTTTCGGAGGCAGCAGCAACGCCACCAGCCACAACAGCCTCTCCAGCCTTCCTAACCACAAGCGACCATCGCTTATAGGCCAGCGAACCCATCGTCGGGATCTTACAATGGATGAGACGGGAATTGGACTGGCCATTAGTTCGGAAGATCACATTAATCATTTGCTGAGAATAAGCAggaccaacaacaacactagcaacaataacaataataacaacaatgtCATTAAGTCAAAATCAAGGCGAACTGAACTGTCGGTGGCCGCCGGAGCTGGTGGAGATTCGCAGTCCGAGAGCGATATGAACGAATATCATAACAATGGCGAAGGCCACGATGGACTGCGGCCGGCGCATcataacagcaacagcaatttaGAATTTTACGGAAATCTGCAGAGCTCCAAGTCAATATTCAACAGGAGCAGCTCCGCCGCACAGCCATCGCACCGGAATTCCACGTGGTCGCTGAATTCCCTTAACCAACGACGTCGCTTCAATGCATCCATATACGGCAGTACGTCGGCGCTAAGCGACAGTCGTCTGCTGAGTCGCAGTGCCTCAAACTCGGGCTCTGCATCTGCCTCCAGCTCGCCCTTTTACCAGGGACGCACCACCTTTGGCGGCAATTCCGCCAACAATCGCATCTTCAGTCGCAGCAATCTGAGCTCCTCCGCTGCATCCTCAACGTTGGCTCTCAATTCTGCCGGCAGTTCACCAGCGCATCCGCTGCAGGGTTCCTTGACTGGTGGTATAGGATACGGTATGAAACCGGTAGACATGCGACCTTCCGACTCCGCCAGCCATTCGGAGACATCTGTGGGCCAAGGTGGCAGTAAGAATCCCGGTTCCGGGCTGTCGAACACCACACTGCGCATCCTCAACCTGCTGGACAGCTACTCCACGCCATTGATCGATGCCAAGCGCATGGGCAGCACCCTCAAGGAGCACCAAAGCAGTCGTCAACTGCGGCAGGGTACGTCCGCCACCCCCTATTCGTGTAACATGATGGGCAGACGCAATGTTCCGGCGCCCACTCTTGCGAACGAATTAGCTGAACTGCGCTCAAACAAATTGCTGGTGCCGACGATGCAACAGCTTCTGGAACGCCGTCGTCTGCACCGCGTTACCCAGAACTCGCGAGATGTGGTTCACAGCCAGAACATTCGTGTTCGTGCGGAAAACAACCAGGAGAAGCCCAAGCAACCTGTACCATATGTTGCTCCGATAGATCAGCCGGCTAGCCATAGTCACCACACAAACAAGATGCGTTCGCGTCTTTCGCACCAGACGCGCAACAAGGAGCCGCGGACGGAGCAAGAGGAAGCACCCCCGCCGCTGGACCTGCCACAGATCAGCTTTCCAGACATGGCAAGCGCGCCAAAGTTTGACTTGGTCATTAAACCCACGGTGCCAGTGGTATCAAAGCCATCTTCCACCGTCCCAATCCCAAGTAGCAaaagtagcagcagcaacctcTCTACTACAAACTCCAAGCAGCTGCAAAATTTCCTGGCTAATCCGCAGCCTGCGGCCCCAATTGTGAACTTCTCTGCCAATGGAAACGTTTCCGCAATTAGTAAACCAACTGGACGCACATTCACCTTCTCGGCACCCAAACCCTTGACGCATTTGCAGGAGAACTGCATCGCCAAACCGAAGATCAGTCGCAAATATACCTTCCCGGCACCGGCTTCGTTGGATGATGTGATTACAACGAAACAGTCGCAGCCAACTATAAACGGAACACCGTCTCTGGGATTCGGTGAGCAGTTTAAGAAGTCATCCAAGGAGTGGGAGTGTGATGCGTGTATGGTGCGTAACAAGCCCGAGGCCAACAAGTGTGTGGCCTGTGAGACGGCCAAGCCGGGAGCATCTGCTGCTTCTGCCcaagcaccaccacccacgGCAGCTATTGTGGCACAAAGTTTCGGTGGTTTTGGGGATCGCTTCAAGAAATCAACCACTGCCTGGGACTGCGATGCCTGCATGCTGTCGAATAAGGCTGAAGCCAGCAAATGCATTGCCTGCGAGACTCCAAGGAAAACTGCTGCACCAAAGGTCAACAGCTTCACTCCGCTGATCACAAATGCGAAAAGCAACGAGTGGGAGTGCTCTGTGTGCCTGGTGCGCAACAAAGTCGAGGTCAGCAAGTGTGTGGCCTGTGAGTCAGCCAAACCACCCGCAGCTCCCACTTTCGGTAATCTAGGTGTTGTGCCTCCACTTATGGCTACGGATGGCTTTGGGGATCGCTTCAAGAAATCATCGGCTGCCTGGGAATGCGATGCCTGCATGCTGTCTAATAAGGCCGAAGCCAGCAAATGCATTGCCTGCGAAACTCCCCGAAAATCTGCGGCTCCAACAGTTAACAACTTCCCGTCGATCAATAACAATTTGTCTGCTGTATCCGGTTTTGGTATGGCCTCCAAGCCAAGGGCCAACACGTGGGAGTGCCAGTCGTGCCTGGTGATGAACAAGTCGGGTGTTGCAGAATGCGTTGCCTGTCAAACGCCAAACTCACAGGCGAGAAGCAACAATAGCGAGTCCGCCCGGAGTCCATCCTCGTGCTTCTCCTCGACATCGTCCTCCGTATCTTCATCCGGATCCTCATCCGGATCCTCCTCAGGATCATCATCTGGATCAGTTGCTTCGGGATCTATCGTCAGCATTAGCTCCACGAGCGAAAGCTCTATATATGGCTTTAAGCCAGGACAAGCAAGTAAGGTGCCCCAACAGGATGCGGCATTTCAGCAGCTGGTAGCAGCCCAAAAAACAGCAAGTTGGGACTGCGATGCATGCATGGCACAGAATGATATGTCGCGAACCTCATGCATCTGCTGTGAGCAGCTGAAGCCGGGAGCATCCAGCCTTGCCGCCATATCAACAACCATTTCGTCTGGCTCCGGCAGCAGCGGAACGGCCAACTCTGCAGCCATTTCGGTACCCAAGTTTAGTTTTGGATTTGCTACTGTAAAGGAGGTTGTCAAGCCAACTGTGGAAACGACTACAGCTGCACCACCTTCCACTCAATTTAGCTTTGGTTTCGGCCAAAGCAATCAGGGTAAGGATGTGGCGGACAGTAAGAACACGGAGGCCCCGAGGATCTTTTCGTTTGGAGTGAGCAAAGTGGAACCCAAGACGGTGAGCTTTAAGACAATCACTAAGGAAACAACGGCCACATCCAGCTCAGAGGCAacagctccagctgcagcaccAGCCCTCTCGTTTGAATTCAAGGCTCCAACTACCGCAACTACGGCCAGCTCAATCACTACCACAActagcaccaccagcaccactcCCGCTTTGGGTGGCTTCAGCTTTGGCGCTCCATCATCATCCTCCACTGTTTCCAGTTCGACGGCCAGCTCCAGTGCGAATCCCACGGCCGTTAAGCCCATGTTCAGCTTTTCCGGAGCTGGCAGTGCCGTAAGCAGCACCAGTAGCCAACAGCCAGCGGCCAAGGCGCCAACCTTGAGTGTTGGTGTTTCTTCCAGCACCGTAACAACGACGACAACCTCTACGACAGCCTTAGCTTTCACCCCGGCATCtactccagctccagcagcagccaccacgGCACCGGCTCCAGGTGGCGGCTTTAGCTTTGGAAGTCAGTCAAAACCAGCGAGCACACCAGGCACTGGAACCTTCTTCTTTGGCCAGACAACAGCGGCCGCACCAGCAACGCCAACGAACTCTAGCGTGAGCTCCATCTTCGGAGAAGCAGTTAGCACCACGAcaaactccagctccagtgtgagtgccaccaccagcaccaccaacgCCATTGCTCCCAGCTTTGCGTCCACCTCGACCCCTCAGGTCTTTGGCAATTGGGGTGAAAGTAAAACGGAGACGACCACCAGCAGCGCAGCCAAGCCATTCACCTTTGGTGCTTCCTCCGGTTCGGAAACGACGGCAACATCCAGCTTCGGCTGGTCAAGCAATGGCGCTGCGGCTAAGAGCAACAGCATTGCGGTCACCAGTGCGGCGGTGCCTTCCACTTCGGCCTCGACGATGGCGAATCCGATATTCGGCAGCAGTTCCATGTTTGGACTTTCCAGCAGtaacaccaccagcaccactaGTCTACCATTCGGATCCACGGCGACCACTACCACTGCAGCCACGCCGGCGGCAGGCAGTTTAGGCGGCAATGGAGCCCTTTCTGCGGTATTCGGTAATGTTGGCAACTCCCTAGTGCCAGCAGGAACTCCTGCAGCTACAACACCCGCGGCAACAGCCGCTGCTCCGTTGGCCAGCATCTTCGGTAATCCCACGCCAATTGCTGCGGCTGCGCCCGTCTTCGGCAGCGGAAGCACCATCACAAGCGGAGGATTCggagcggcagcagctgccacaGCGGTACCAGGAGCATTTAACTTTGGcggagcaactgcagccacGCCAGCT GCCTCAAGTGCTCCATATAAATTCGGAAGCAGCACCAATGAGCCACTAGCCAAACCAGCGTTCAACTTCACGGGCTCAGCGGCGAGCTCAACAGCTCCTGCGCCAACCTTCAACTTCTCGGCCAATACGGCGGCCACTAATCTCTCCAGTGGCGAT CAGTCGCAGCCGCGCATCTTCCAATTCGGTGGTCCGCAACCGGCGGCCAGTAACCCAGCCAGTGGTGTGGGCGGGGCAAGCAACTCCTCCGCCGGCGGCATGCCCATGTTCAACTTTGCGGCCGGGGCGCCGCAGATGCAG TCCACGCCGAATGCCAATGCACTGTTCCAATTTAGCGCCGGTTCCCAAGCGCCAGCCAATATATTTGC CTTCAATCCGCCAGCCGCCGGCAATTCGGCGCAGAATTCCCAGATGGCTCGCCGCAAAATCCGCGCTCCCGTGCGCCGTCTGCCGCCCCGGTAG